The Methanothrix soehngenii GP6 genome has a window encoding:
- a CDS encoding RNA-binding domain-containing protein, which produces MIDKISIRAFVAVTEDEGRVREALSIFVPLDHISSQTALGHFGNEIKILEASLRRKEAQAFFQILHEQLPSEDSFRLHHEIPERLEGASHFHLRLDKQAAYKGLFRLTESKDALDICALVKTYPSNRQQAIKILSELI; this is translated from the coding sequence ATCGATAAAATCTCTATTCGGGCCTTTGTGGCAGTGACGGAGGACGAGGGGCGTGTGCGCGAAGCTCTGAGCATCTTCGTCCCTCTGGACCATATATCCTCCCAGACTGCTTTAGGCCATTTCGGAAATGAGATCAAAATCCTCGAGGCTTCTCTGAGAAGAAAGGAGGCTCAGGCTTTCTTTCAAATTTTGCATGAGCAGCTGCCCTCAGAGGACAGCTTTCGCCTTCACCATGAGATACCAGAGCGGCTGGAGGGAGCGAGCCACTTCCATCTTCGCTTGGACAAGCAGGCCGCCTACAAAGGCCTCTTCCGCCTGACGGAATCCAAGGACGCTCTGGACATCTGCGCTCTGGTCAAGACCTATCCCTCCAATCGCCAGCAGGCCATCAAGATCCTAAGTGAGCTCATATGA
- a CDS encoding RNase P subunit p30 family protein — translation MSYFECLRAYPEGSSSASRMALKAKSLGYGGIIICNTAPGNLFRPEAAERIRGIEVAIGAEVMAKDVKSLRSRITSLRPRYHLLLIRAATEELVRTASEDPNVDVLIPSYSSRRPLGIAAARAAKLNQVAIGFDLGPFFRLSGRHRSRWLESLGRNLQLARKFDLRLLLTVGARSHLDLRSPRDIIALAEVMGFEHQEACRALSLAGDIMALNRRCWPSPGVELL, via the coding sequence ATGAGCTACTTTGAGTGCCTGAGAGCCTATCCTGAAGGATCGTCCTCCGCCAGCCGCATGGCATTGAAGGCAAAAAGCCTGGGCTACGGGGGAATCATAATATGCAACACAGCCCCCGGCAATCTCTTCCGGCCAGAAGCAGCAGAGAGGATAAGAGGGATTGAGGTTGCCATCGGGGCGGAGGTGATGGCAAAGGATGTCAAATCCCTTCGCAGCAGGATTACATCTCTTCGGCCGAGATACCATCTCCTCCTGATTCGGGCTGCAACGGAGGAGCTGGTGCGCACAGCCAGCGAGGACCCCAACGTCGACGTATTAATCCCCTCATATAGCAGCCGCCGGCCGCTGGGCATAGCTGCCGCCCGCGCCGCCAAGCTAAACCAGGTGGCAATAGGATTTGACCTCGGTCCTTTCTTTCGTCTATCGGGTCGGCATCGCTCCAGATGGCTTGAGTCACTGGGACGGAACCTGCAGCTAGCACGCAAGTTCGATCTGCGCCTTCTGCTCACAGTCGGGGCCAGGTCCCACCTGGACCTTCGTTCTCCCCGTGACATCATCGCCCTGGCGGAGGTGATGGGCTTCGAGCACCAGGAGGCCTGCCGGGCCCTGTCCCTGGCCGGTGATATCATGGCTCTGAATCGCAGATGCTGGCCTTCCCCGGGGGTAGAGCTACTTTGA
- a CDS encoding Rpp14/Pop5 family protein — protein sequence MRSRLPVLRMRRRYMIFQLEAEGEIEGKDLIKEIIASQHTLFGDIGSAKNRLHLISFDGRQGILRFHHKHMDQARATLASIHSIQGTRAALQAKGVSGTIKSATEKYLPRLCKINGDCDRRRIELKEVSGCIIRTQGLEVDLCPDDSEWTRGSDTRYLGLTSFDLCGGHEDADGTADGL from the coding sequence TTGAGAAGCAGACTGCCCGTCCTCCGGATGAGGAGGAGATATATGATATTCCAGCTGGAGGCAGAAGGAGAGATAGAGGGCAAGGATTTGATCAAAGAGATCATAGCCAGCCAGCATACCCTCTTCGGCGATATCGGCAGCGCAAAAAACAGGCTCCATCTGATCTCCTTCGATGGCCGCCAGGGCATATTGCGCTTTCATCATAAGCACATGGACCAGGCCAGGGCCACTTTAGCCTCAATTCATTCCATCCAGGGAACTAGAGCGGCTCTGCAGGCAAAAGGGGTCTCGGGGACGATTAAATCGGCCACAGAAAAGTATTTACCACGTCTATGTAAAATAAACGGTGATTGCGACAGAAGAAGAATCGAGCTGAAAGAAGTTTCCGGGTGCATTATTCGCACCCAAGGCCTAGAGGTCGATCTCTGTCCAGATGACAGCGAATGGACCCGAGGTTCAGATACCAGATATCTGGGACTGACCTCTTTCGATTTATGTGGAGGACACGAGGATGCAGATGGCACCGCAGATGGGTTATGA
- the psmA gene encoding archaeal proteasome endopeptidase complex subunit alpha: MQMAPQMGYDRAITVFSPDGRLFQVEYAREAVRRGTTAVGIKVKDGVAVLVDKRITSRLMEPKSIEKIFQIDSHIGAATSGLVADARVLIDRARVESQINRLVYDEPIGVEALAKKICDFKQQYTQYGGVRPFGTALLIIGAEEDRARLFETDPSGALLEYKATGIGAGRSSVMEVFEEKYREDLTMDEAVLLGLEALHRAAEGKVEASTTEIGIIKLSDKLFYKLTEKEVSDYVERMKAIVASNKVEPGKGEEGEA; this comes from the coding sequence ATGCAGATGGCACCGCAGATGGGTTATGATAGGGCTATTACTGTATTCAGCCCTGATGGCAGACTATTTCAAGTTGAATATGCCCGCGAGGCAGTCCGTAGAGGAACTACGGCAGTAGGCATTAAGGTAAAGGACGGCGTAGCTGTGCTGGTGGATAAAAGAATCACTAGCAGGCTAATGGAACCCAAATCGATTGAGAAGATATTCCAAATTGACAGCCACATCGGCGCAGCCACATCTGGCCTGGTAGCCGATGCCAGGGTGCTGATTGACCGGGCCAGGGTTGAAAGCCAGATCAACCGCCTGGTTTATGACGAGCCGATAGGGGTTGAGGCCCTGGCCAAGAAGATCTGCGACTTCAAGCAGCAGTACACCCAGTACGGCGGTGTGCGTCCCTTCGGAACCGCCCTTCTCATCATCGGCGCAGAAGAGGACAGGGCCCGGCTCTTTGAGACCGACCCCTCTGGAGCTCTGCTGGAGTACAAAGCCACAGGCATCGGAGCAGGCAGATCCTCAGTGATGGAGGTCTTCGAGGAGAAGTACAGAGAAGACCTGACCATGGACGAGGCGGTCCTCCTGGGCTTGGAGGCTCTTCACAGAGCAGCTGAAGGCAAGGTGGAGGCATCAACCACTGAGATCGGCATCATCAAGCTCTCTGATAAGCTATTTTATAAGTTGACAGAGAAAGAGGTCAGCGACTACGTAGAACGCATGAAGGCAATAGTCGCCTCCAATAAGGTCGAACCAGGCAAGGGAGAGGAAGGAGAGGCATAA